One region of Neisseria mucosa genomic DNA includes:
- the purE gene encoding 5-(carboxyamino)imidazole ribonucleotide mutase, with product MAKIGIIMGSNSDWPVMQQAAQFLKEFGVEYEARVVSAHRTPDLMFEYAETARERGIKAIIAGAGGAAHLPGMVAAKTTVPVLGVPVPSKYLRGEDSLLSIVQMPKGVPVATFAIGEAGAANAALFAISLLANEDLKLAQKLADFRAKQEQTVLDMELPEA from the coding sequence ATGGCCAAAATCGGCATCATCATGGGCAGCAACAGCGACTGGCCCGTCATGCAGCAGGCAGCGCAGTTTCTCAAAGAGTTCGGCGTCGAATACGAAGCCCGCGTCGTGTCCGCACACCGCACCCCCGATTTAATGTTCGAATACGCTGAAACCGCCCGTGAACGCGGCATCAAAGCCATCATCGCCGGTGCGGGCGGCGCGGCACACCTGCCCGGCATGGTTGCCGCCAAAACCACCGTCCCCGTATTGGGCGTTCCCGTACCCAGCAAATACCTGCGAGGCGAAGACTCCCTGCTCTCCATCGTGCAAATGCCCAAAGGCGTTCCCGTTGCCACTTTTGCCATCGGCGAAGCAGGAGCCGCCAACGCCGCCCTGTTCGCTATCTCGCTGCTTGCCAACGAAGATCTCAAGCTGGCGCAAAAACTTGCCGATTTCCGCGCCAAGCAGGAGCAAACCGTTTTAGACATGGAACTGCCCGAAGCCTGA
- a CDS encoding ABC transporter ATP-binding protein — MNILSVENASFAVGHVALLDKTSFQLDSGEKIGLIGRNGAGKSSFLKILAGVQKLDDGQIIVQNNLKIVYVPQESFFDKEATVFDTVAEGLGEIRDLLRRYHRVSHELENSSSETLLKELNELQLEIEAKDGWKLDAAVKQTLGELGLPENEKIGNLSGGQKKRVALAQAWVQKPDVLLLDEPTNHLDIDAIIWLENLLKAFEGSLVVITHDRRFLDNIATRIVELDRGILRSYPGSFSKYSEKKAQELAVEAEHNRLFDKFHAQEEAWIRKGIEARRTRNEGRVRRLEELRRQRAERRNVQGQVNFKLDSGEKSGKIIAELEHASFAYGDKVIMDKFSAILQRGDKIGLIGPNGIGKTTFLKLILGELQPTYGRIRIGSKQEVAYFDQFRSALNENDTVFYTLGQGNDYVEVGGKKKHVMSYLEDFLFHPARAQSPVSSLSGGERNRLLLAKLFTRPANILVLDEPTNDLDIDTQELLEDLLRDYQGTVFLVSHDRMFLDNVITQSIVFEGQGRLKEYIGGYQDYIDAKSREEKIQTTSAPKTTAEPEKAKPKANRTVKLSYKEQRELDALPDEIAALETEQAEINAQLSDPEIFKDYEKAGALQNRAEEIETLLLEKLERWELLEAKQNGEAI, encoded by the coding sequence ATGAACATCTTATCCGTAGAAAACGCTTCCTTTGCCGTCGGCCATGTCGCCCTGCTCGACAAAACTTCCTTCCAACTCGACAGCGGCGAAAAAATCGGCTTAATCGGCCGCAACGGCGCGGGTAAATCTTCGTTTCTAAAAATCCTCGCCGGCGTGCAGAAGCTCGACGACGGGCAGATTATCGTTCAAAACAACCTCAAAATCGTTTATGTGCCGCAGGAATCGTTTTTCGACAAAGAAGCCACCGTATTCGACACCGTCGCCGAAGGCTTGGGCGAAATCCGCGACCTGCTGCGCCGTTACCACCGCGTCAGCCATGAGTTGGAAAATAGTTCAAGTGAAACCTTATTAAAAGAACTCAACGAATTGCAGCTTGAAATCGAAGCGAAGGACGGTTGGAAGCTGGATGCGGCAGTGAAGCAGACTTTGGGCGAACTCGGTTTGCCGGAAAATGAAAAAATCGGCAACCTCTCCGGCGGGCAGAAAAAACGCGTCGCCTTGGCGCAGGCTTGGGTGCAGAAGCCCGACGTATTGCTGCTGGACGAACCGACCAACCATTTGGACATCGACGCGATTATCTGGCTGGAAAACCTGCTCAAAGCGTTTGAAGGCAGCCTGGTCGTGATTACCCACGATCGCCGTTTTCTGGACAACATTGCCACGCGCATCGTCGAACTCGACCGCGGCATCCTGCGTTCCTATCCCGGCTCGTTCTCCAAATACAGCGAAAAAAAAGCGCAGGAATTGGCGGTTGAAGCGGAACACAACCGCCTCTTCGACAAATTCCACGCGCAGGAAGAAGCGTGGATACGCAAAGGCATCGAAGCGCGCCGTACCCGCAACGAAGGCCGCGTGCGCCGTTTGGAAGAACTGCGCCGCCAGCGTGCCGAACGCCGCAACGTGCAGGGACAGGTCAACTTCAAACTCGACAGCGGCGAGAAAAGCGGCAAAATCATTGCCGAACTGGAACATGCCTCGTTTGCCTACGGCGACAAAGTCATCATGGACAAATTCTCCGCCATCTTGCAGCGCGGCGACAAAATCGGCTTAATCGGCCCTAACGGCATCGGCAAAACCACCTTCCTCAAGCTGATTCTGGGCGAATTGCAGCCGACCTACGGCAGAATCCGCATCGGCAGCAAGCAGGAAGTCGCCTATTTCGACCAATTCCGCAGCGCGCTGAACGAAAACGACACCGTGTTTTACACGCTCGGCCAAGGCAACGATTACGTCGAAGTCGGCGGCAAGAAAAAACACGTCATGAGCTATTTGGAAGATTTCCTATTCCACCCTGCCCGCGCGCAAAGCCCCGTCTCATCGCTCTCCGGCGGCGAACGCAACCGCCTCCTGCTGGCAAAACTCTTCACCCGCCCCGCCAATATCCTGGTCTTGGACGAACCGACCAACGATTTGGACATCGACACCCAAGAGCTGCTCGAAGACCTGCTGCGCGATTACCAAGGCACGGTATTCCTCGTCTCGCACGACCGTATGTTCCTTGATAACGTGATTACCCAAAGCATTGTTTTCGAAGGACAAGGTCGTCTGAAAGAATACATCGGCGGCTATCAGGACTACATCGACGCAAAATCACGCGAAGAGAAAATTCAGACGACCTCCGCGCCGAAAACAACCGCAGAACCGGAAAAAGCCAAACCCAAAGCCAACCGCACGGTCAAACTTTCCTACAAAGAACAGCGCGAACTCGACGCCCTGCCCGACGAAATCGCCGCCTTGGAAACCGAACAGGCGGAAATCAACGCGCAACTTTCCGATCCTGAAATTTTCAAAGATTACGAAAAAGCCGGCGCATTGCAAAACCGTGCCGAAGAAATCGAAACACTGCTCTTGGAAAAATTGGAACGCTGGGAGCTTCTGGAGGCTAAGCAGAACGGTGAAGCAATCTGA
- a CDS encoding IMP dehydrogenase encodes MRIVEKAYTFDDVLLVPAHSTVLPRDVKLQTKLTREITLNLPLLSAAMDTVTEARLAISMAQEGGIGIIHKNMTPEMQARAVSKVKRHESGVVKDPVTVAPTTLIREVLEMRAQRKRKMSGLPVVENGKVVGIVTNRDLRFENRLDLPVSAIMTPRERLVTVPEGTSIDEARELMHEHKVERVLVLNEKDELKGLITVKDILKTTEFPNANKDSEGRLRVGAAVGTGGDTEERVKALVGAGVDVIVVDTAHGHSQGVIERVKWVKETYPHIQVIGGNIATAKAALDLVAAGADAVKVGIGPGSICTTRIVAGVGVPQLTAIHNVAEALKGTGVPLIADGGIRFSGDIAKALAAGAYSVMLGGMFAGTEEAPGEIELYQGRSYKSYRGMGSLGAMSQGSADRYFQDKTDSTDKYVPEGIEGRVPYKGPIVNIIHQLTGGLRSSMGYLGCANIEEMHEKAEFVEITSAGMSESHVHDVQITKEAPNYHR; translated from the coding sequence ATGCGTATCGTAGAAAAAGCCTATACTTTCGACGATGTTTTGTTGGTTCCTGCACATTCAACCGTGCTGCCACGAGACGTTAAACTTCAAACCAAGCTCACCCGCGAAATCACGCTCAACCTCCCCTTACTTTCCGCCGCAATGGACACCGTTACCGAAGCACGCCTCGCCATTTCTATGGCGCAGGAAGGCGGTATCGGCATTATCCATAAAAACATGACGCCCGAAATGCAGGCGCGTGCTGTTTCCAAAGTGAAACGCCACGAGAGCGGCGTAGTGAAAGACCCGGTAACGGTTGCCCCGACGACGCTCATCCGCGAAGTATTGGAAATGCGCGCGCAACGCAAACGCAAAATGTCCGGCCTGCCCGTCGTCGAAAACGGCAAAGTAGTAGGTATCGTTACCAACCGCGACCTGCGTTTTGAAAACCGCCTCGACCTGCCCGTTTCCGCCATTATGACCCCGCGCGAACGCTTGGTTACCGTCCCCGAAGGCACAAGCATCGACGAAGCGCGCGAACTGATGCACGAACATAAAGTCGAGCGCGTTTTGGTCTTGAACGAAAAAGACGAGCTTAAAGGCTTGATTACCGTAAAAGATATTTTGAAAACCACCGAGTTTCCGAATGCCAACAAAGACTCCGAAGGCCGTTTGCGCGTAGGCGCGGCAGTCGGCACCGGCGGCGACACCGAAGAGCGCGTAAAAGCCTTGGTCGGAGCAGGAGTCGACGTCATCGTCGTCGATACTGCACACGGCCATAGCCAAGGCGTTATCGAGCGCGTGAAATGGGTGAAAGAAACCTATCCGCACATCCAAGTCATCGGCGGCAATATCGCAACCGCCAAAGCCGCTTTGGATTTGGTCGCAGCAGGTGCAGACGCCGTCAAAGTCGGTATCGGACCGGGTTCGATTTGCACCACCCGTATCGTTGCAGGCGTAGGCGTGCCGCAACTGACCGCCATTCACAATGTTGCCGAAGCCCTCAAAGGTACAGGCGTTCCGCTGATTGCCGACGGCGGCATCCGCTTCTCCGGCGACATCGCCAAAGCCTTGGCAGCGGGCGCATACAGCGTCATGCTCGGCGGTATGTTTGCCGGTACGGAAGAAGCACCGGGCGAAATCGAACTCTACCAAGGCCGCTCGTACAAATCCTACCGCGGTATGGGTTCTCTGGGAGCAATGAGCCAAGGCTCCGCCGACCGCTACTTCCAAGATAAAACCGACAGCACCGATAAATACGTCCCCGAAGGCATCGAAGGCCGCGTTCCCTACAAAGGCCCGATTGTGAACATCATCCACCAACTGACTGGCGGTTTGCGTTCCAGCATGGGCTATTTGGGCTGCGCCAATATCGAAGAAATGCACGAAAAAGCGGAATTTGTCGAAATCACCTCCGCCGGCATGAGCGAATCCCACGTTCACGATGTCCAGATTACCAAAGAAGCGCCGAACTATCACCGCTAA
- a CDS encoding phosphopyruvate hydratase — translation MSAIVDIFAREILDSRGNPTVECDVLLESGVMGRAAVPSGASTGQKEALELRDGDKSRYSGKGVLKAVEHVNNQIAQALIGIDANEQSYIDKIMIELDGTENKGNLGANATLAVSMAVARAAAEDSGLPLYRYLGGAGPMALPVPMMNVINGGEHANNSLNIQEFMIMPVGAKSFREALRCGAEIFHALKKLCDGKGFPTTVGDEGGFAPNLNSHKEALQLMVEATEAAGYKAGDDVLFALDCASSEFYKDGKYHLEAEGRSYTSAEFAEYLEGLVNEFPIISIEDGMDENDWDGWKLLTEKLGNKVQLVGDDLFVTNPKILAEGIEKGVANALLVKVNQIGTLSETLQAVDLAKRSRYASVMSHRSGETEDSTIADLAVATNCMQIKTGSLSRSDRMAKYNQLLRIEEELAEAAYYPGKAAFYQLGK, via the coding sequence ATGAGCGCAATCGTTGATATTTTTGCCCGCGAGATTTTGGATTCACGCGGCAACCCCACCGTAGAATGCGATGTATTGCTGGAGTCCGGCGTAATGGGCCGTGCCGCCGTACCGAGCGGTGCGTCTACCGGTCAAAAAGAGGCTTTGGAACTTCGCGACGGCGACAAATCCCGCTACTCGGGCAAAGGCGTATTGAAAGCAGTTGAACACGTCAACAACCAAATTGCCCAAGCCCTGATCGGCATCGATGCCAACGAACAGTCCTACATCGACAAAATCATGATCGAGCTGGACGGCACTGAAAACAAAGGCAATTTGGGTGCGAATGCTACTTTGGCGGTTTCTATGGCTGTTGCCCGCGCGGCTGCCGAAGATTCAGGTCTGCCGCTGTACCGTTACTTGGGCGGCGCCGGTCCTATGGCTTTGCCTGTTCCGATGATGAACGTTATCAACGGCGGCGAACATGCCAATAACAGCCTGAACATTCAAGAATTTATGATTATGCCTGTCGGCGCAAAATCCTTCCGCGAAGCCCTGCGCTGCGGCGCCGAAATTTTCCACGCGCTGAAAAAACTGTGCGACGGTAAAGGCTTCCCGACTACTGTCGGAGATGAAGGCGGTTTCGCACCTAACCTGAACAGCCACAAAGAAGCCCTGCAACTGATGGTTGAAGCAACCGAAGCCGCTGGTTACAAAGCAGGCGATGATGTCTTGTTTGCTTTGGACTGCGCATCCAGCGAGTTCTACAAAGACGGCAAATACCACTTGGAAGCCGAAGGCCGTTCTTACACCAGCGCAGAATTTGCCGAATACCTTGAGGGCTTGGTTAACGAATTCCCGATTATCTCCATCGAAGACGGTATGGATGAAAACGACTGGGACGGCTGGAAACTTCTCACCGAAAAACTCGGCAACAAAGTACAACTGGTTGGCGACGACTTGTTCGTAACCAATCCGAAAATCCTTGCCGAAGGCATCGAAAAAGGCGTGGCAAACGCATTGCTGGTCAAAGTCAACCAAATCGGTACTTTGAGCGAAACCTTGCAAGCGGTTGACTTGGCAAAACGCAGCCGTTACGCCAGCGTAATGAGCCACCGTTCGGGCGAAACTGAAGACAGCACCATTGCCGACTTGGCAGTCGCTACCAACTGTATGCAGATCAAAACCGGTTCATTGAGCCGATCCGACCGCATGGCGAAATACAACCAACTGCTGCGCATCGAGGAAGAATTGGCAGAAGCTGCCTACTACCCCGGCAAAGCCGCATTCTATCAACTGGGCAAATAA
- a CDS encoding cell division protein FtsB, whose translation MKWVTVVLSIALAYCQYSLWFGKGSIGHTEELQEQLSVQEEKNQTLTLRNQFLAAEVDDLANGQEAISEIARVELGYVQDGETYYRFIERSR comes from the coding sequence ATGAAGTGGGTAACTGTTGTTTTATCCATCGCGCTTGCTTACTGCCAATACAGCCTTTGGTTTGGAAAAGGCAGTATCGGGCATACGGAAGAATTGCAGGAACAACTTTCCGTGCAGGAGGAGAAAAACCAGACGCTCACTTTGCGCAACCAGTTCCTTGCTGCGGAAGTCGATGATTTGGCGAACGGTCAAGAAGCGATTTCTGAAATTGCCCGTGTGGAATTGGGTTACGTCCAAGACGGCGAAACCTATTACCGTTTTATCGAACGCAGCCGTTAA
- a CDS encoding ATP-dependent helicase, whose product MSIKFADLNLDKNILSAVRSEGYESPTPIQAQAIPFALEGRDIMASAQTGSGKTAAFLLPTLQRLTKRSEKPGKGPRALVLTPTRELAAQVEKNALAYAKNMRWFRTVSIVGGASFGYQTRALSKPVDLIVATPGRLMDLMQSGKVDFARLEVLILDEADRMLDMGFIDDIETIVEATPTDRQTLLFSATWDGAVGKLARKLTKNPEIIEVERVDDQGKIEEQLLYCDDMRHKNRLLDHILRDANIDQCVIFTSTKAMTEVIADDLYEKGFAANCLHGDMPQGWRNRTLMDLRKGRCKILVATDVAARGIDVPTITHVINYDLPKQAEDYVHRIGRTGRAGRTGIAITFAEVNEYVKVHKIEKYIGRKLPELTVEGMEPTRKRKSAGGKPKGKGGWGDRKSGGWRGDKKPGKEGFGGKSRGEGFKKEGFKKGGEGFKGKRKANDSFGSKPSRPAKRG is encoded by the coding sequence ATGTCTATTAAATTTGCCGATTTGAACCTTGATAAAAACATCTTGTCCGCCGTGCGCAGCGAGGGTTACGAAAGCCCGACGCCGATTCAGGCGCAAGCCATTCCGTTTGCTTTGGAAGGCCGCGACATCATGGCTTCGGCGCAAACCGGCTCCGGCAAAACCGCCGCCTTCCTGCTGCCGACGTTGCAGCGGCTGACCAAACGCAGCGAGAAACCGGGCAAAGGCCCGCGCGCGTTGGTATTGACGCCGACCCGCGAATTGGCGGCGCAAGTTGAGAAAAACGCGCTGGCGTACGCCAAAAATATGCGTTGGTTCCGCACCGTCAGCATCGTCGGCGGCGCATCTTTCGGCTACCAAACCCGCGCCTTGAGCAAACCGGTTGACCTGATTGTCGCCACGCCGGGCCGTCTGATGGACTTGATGCAAAGCGGCAAAGTCGATTTCGCCCGCTTGGAAGTGCTGATTTTGGACGAAGCCGACCGTATGTTGGACATGGGTTTTATCGACGACATTGAAACCATCGTCGAAGCCACCCCGACCGACCGTCAGACTTTATTGTTCTCCGCCACTTGGGACGGCGCAGTCGGCAAACTCGCACGCAAACTGACGAAAAACCCTGAAATCATCGAAGTCGAGCGCGTGGACGACCAAGGCAAAATCGAAGAGCAGCTGCTGTACTGCGACGATATGCGCCACAAAAACCGCCTGCTCGACCACATCCTGCGCGATGCCAACATCGACCAATGCGTGATTTTCACGTCCACCAAAGCCATGACCGAAGTCATCGCCGATGATTTGTATGAAAAAGGTTTCGCCGCCAACTGCCTGCACGGCGACATGCCGCAAGGCTGGCGTAACCGCACGCTGATGGATTTGCGCAAAGGCCGCTGCAAAATTTTGGTTGCCACCGACGTTGCCGCACGCGGTATCGACGTGCCGACCATTACCCACGTCATCAACTACGACCTGCCGAAACAGGCGGAAGACTACGTTCACCGCATCGGCCGTACCGGACGGGCAGGGCGCACGGGTATTGCGATTACCTTCGCCGAAGTGAACGAATACGTCAAAGTACACAAAATCGAAAAATACATCGGCCGTAAATTGCCCGAGCTGACCGTCGAAGGCATGGAACCGACCCGCAAGCGCAAATCCGCAGGTGGCAAGCCGAAAGGCAAAGGTGGCTGGGGCGATAGAAAATCCGGCGGCTGGCGCGGCGATAAGAAACCGGGCAAAGAAGGCTTCGGTGGCAAATCGCGCGGCGAAGGTTTCAAAAAAGAAGGATTTAAGAAAGGCGGCGAAGGCTTCAAAGGCAAACGTAAAGCCAACGATTCTTTCGGCTCGAAACCAAGCCGTCCAGCGAAAAGAGGCTGA